From a region of the Candidatus Brocadia sp. genome:
- a CDS encoding type I restriction endonuclease subunit R, which translates to MNPTDMSEKGLETLIVNSLINDAGYVPGDPKDYDREHAVDLAKLMEFAKVTQPKAFEALSLGEDTPKRTKFLHRLQGEIARRGVIDVLRLGVNDGHIKLELFYGTPSEQNPKAQELYKQNIFSVTRQLQYSMDNTKLALDMAIFINGLPVITFELKNKITKQTVEDAVQQYKCDRDSRELLFQFGRCAVHFAVDDHEVRMCTHLKDKASWFLPFNKGYNDGAGNPPNPNGIATDYLWKETLQKDSLTNILENYAQIVEKKDEKTGRKKHEQIFPRYHQLDVVRKLLASAPVDGVGKRYLIQHSAGSGKSNSISWLAHQFVGLEKDGKALFDTIIVVTDRRVLDKQLRDNIKRFAQVSSIVGAVTEGSQQLRSFLEQGKKVIITTVQKFPFVLDQIGDHHRNSKFAIIIDEAHSSQGGRTASKMNMVLAESTAQYGEPEPEEDIEDAINKIMTSRKMLSNASYFAFTATPKNKTLEIFGEPYSEGDTVKHRPFHAYTMKQAIQEGFILDVLQNYTPVDSYYRLIKSVENDPEFDTRRARKKLRRYVESHNYAIRQKAEIMIDHFHDEVIARHKIGGNARAMVVCSGIERAIQYYHAFCAYLTERKSPYKAIVAFSGEYDYGGKHLTESNLNGFPGNTIPDTFQHDPYRFLIVADKFQTGYDEPLLHTMYVDKQLSGIKAVQTLSRLNRAHPLKTDTFILDFMNDAEVIQYAFSDYYRTTILSNETNPNKLHDLKSALDGYQVYTQLQINDVVSLFLKGEAREKIDPVLDACVANYHAELDEDGQVDFKGKAKAFVRMYNFLASILPYANAQWERLSIFLNFLIPKLPAPKEDDLSKGILETIDMDSYRVEIQAVHKIQLVDDNAEIDPILIGSGGKKAEPELDHLSNIIKAFNEQFGNIDWKDADKIRKIIAEELPGKVSADKAYQNAMNQNDKQNARIEHDKALERVIVEMLTDHTELFKQFMDNQSFKKWLADTIFNETYKKKLA; encoded by the coding sequence ATGAATCCAACTGACATGTCTGAAAAAGGTTTAGAAACCCTCATAGTCAATTCTCTAATAAACGATGCAGGCTATGTGCCGGGCGATCCCAAAGACTACGACCGCGAACATGCCGTTGACCTTGCCAAACTGATGGAGTTTGCAAAGGTAACCCAGCCCAAGGCCTTTGAGGCGCTTTCGCTGGGTGAGGACACACCCAAACGCACCAAGTTTCTGCACCGCTTGCAGGGTGAGATTGCCAGACGGGGAGTGATTGATGTGTTAAGGCTTGGCGTTAACGACGGACATATAAAGCTGGAACTGTTTTACGGAACGCCTTCTGAGCAAAACCCAAAGGCGCAGGAGCTGTACAAACAGAACATTTTCAGCGTTACGCGCCAGTTGCAATACAGTATGGATAATACGAAGCTTGCCCTGGATATGGCGATTTTTATTAACGGCCTGCCGGTAATCACTTTTGAGTTGAAAAACAAAATCACCAAGCAGACCGTGGAAGATGCGGTTCAGCAGTACAAGTGCGATCGGGATTCCCGCGAGCTTTTGTTTCAATTCGGGCGCTGTGCGGTGCACTTTGCCGTTGACGACCATGAAGTGCGGATGTGCACCCATCTGAAAGACAAGGCGTCATGGTTCCTGCCGTTCAACAAAGGCTATAACGACGGCGCCGGAAATCCTCCAAACCCCAACGGCATTGCCACTGATTATCTCTGGAAAGAGACGCTGCAGAAAGACAGCCTTACGAATATCCTGGAAAACTACGCCCAAATCGTAGAAAAGAAAGACGAGAAAACCGGCAGGAAAAAACATGAACAGATATTCCCACGTTACCACCAGCTTGATGTGGTGCGAAAACTCCTTGCTTCGGCACCAGTTGATGGAGTCGGGAAGCGGTACCTTATTCAGCATTCTGCCGGAAGCGGCAAGAGTAATTCCATAAGCTGGCTTGCGCATCAGTTTGTAGGACTGGAAAAAGACGGCAAAGCCCTTTTTGACACGATTATCGTCGTTACCGACCGCCGGGTGCTGGACAAGCAGCTTCGCGATAACATCAAACGCTTTGCGCAGGTCTCATCCATTGTTGGAGCGGTTACCGAAGGGTCTCAACAGCTTCGCTCGTTTTTGGAGCAGGGCAAGAAGGTGATCATTACCACAGTGCAGAAATTCCCCTTTGTGCTGGATCAGATCGGCGACCATCATCGCAACAGTAAATTTGCCATTATTATCGACGAAGCACACTCCAGCCAGGGCGGGCGCACCGCATCAAAAATGAATATGGTGCTGGCGGAATCTACTGCTCAATACGGCGAACCTGAACCGGAAGAGGATATTGAAGATGCTATCAACAAGATTATGACCTCCCGCAAGATGCTGTCCAACGCGAGCTATTTTGCCTTCACCGCTACGCCCAAAAACAAGACTCTGGAAATATTCGGCGAACCCTATTCTGAAGGTGATACGGTCAAACACCGTCCGTTCCATGCCTACACCATGAAACAGGCAATTCAGGAAGGCTTTATTCTTGATGTTTTACAGAACTATACACCGGTTGACAGTTATTACCGTTTGATAAAATCAGTTGAAAATGATCCTGAGTTTGATACCAGGCGCGCCAGGAAGAAACTCCGCCGCTATGTAGAATCTCACAATTACGCTATTCGCCAGAAGGCGGAAATCATGATTGACCATTTCCATGATGAGGTGATCGCCCGTCATAAAATCGGCGGTAATGCCCGCGCCATGGTGGTATGCAGTGGCATTGAACGGGCAATTCAGTATTACCATGCTTTTTGCGCTTATCTGACAGAACGGAAATCGCCGTATAAGGCAATCGTGGCCTTTTCCGGTGAATACGATTACGGCGGCAAGCATCTCACCGAATCGAATTTAAACGGTTTCCCAGGCAATACGATTCCGGACACCTTTCAGCATGACCCCTATCGGTTTCTTATTGTTGCTGATAAATTTCAGACAGGTTACGACGAGCCGCTCTTGCATACCATGTACGTGGATAAACAACTGTCGGGAATTAAGGCTGTACAGACCTTGTCGCGCCTGAACCGGGCGCATCCCCTCAAAACGGATACCTTCATATTGGATTTCATGAATGATGCTGAAGTCATTCAATATGCCTTTTCCGATTACTACAGGACGACCATACTGAGCAATGAAACAAATCCCAACAAACTCCATGATTTAAAGTCTGCACTTGATGGTTATCAGGTGTACACGCAGTTACAAATTAACGACGTTGTATCGCTCTTTCTGAAGGGTGAAGCGAGAGAAAAAATTGATCCGGTTCTCGATGCGTGTGTGGCTAATTACCATGCTGAACTTGATGAAGATGGGCAAGTGGATTTTAAGGGCAAGGCAAAGGCGTTTGTAAGAATGTATAACTTCCTCGCATCCATTCTCCCCTATGCCAATGCTCAATGGGAAAGGCTTTCGATATTCCTCAACTTTTTGATCCCAAAACTGCCTGCTCCAAAAGAAGATGATTTGTCCAAAGGGATCCTTGAAACGATAGATATGGACAGTTATCGCGTAGAGATACAAGCTGTCCATAAAATCCAGTTGGTCGATGACAATGCAGAGATTGATCCCATTTTGATTGGGAGCGGCGGTAAAAAAGCAGAACCGGAACTGGACCATTTGAGCAACATTATCAAGGCATTTAACGAACAATTTGGAAACATAGACTGGAAAGACGCCGATAAAATCAGAAAAATTATAGCCGAAGAACTTCCGGGAAAGGTTTCTGCAGATAAGGCCTATCAAAACGCCATGAATCAAAATGATAAGCAAAATGCAAGAATCGAACACGACAAGGCCCTTGAGCGGGTCATTGTAGAGATGCTCACCGACCACACGGAGCTGTTCAAACAATTTATGGATAATCAGAGTTTCAAGAAATGGCTGGCAGATACAATATTCAATGAAACCTATAAAAAGAAGTTGGCCTGA